A single genomic interval of Zobellia nedashkovskayae harbors:
- a CDS encoding alpha/beta fold hydrolase, with protein sequence MKKLLKIIGGIIGVLVIVVAVIYFFFPKVLVDQTNASYARAASLEKKTIEINGYTVYFYESEGEDDKPDFVLVHGMGDDKSSFLQTAKFLSEDYHLILPDLAGHGENERKEGLDYSIDGQATFLKSFLEKLGVSQFNLVGNSMGGHTAAAYAIKYPNDLTNLILLDAAGIKIDDHVVYGGFGKEIKNKEELDAVLSRVFYKVPDLPGPIADYMIETINNSKDFVDGSLIPAIKNGKYFNLKDDVQSIKIPTLVLQGRHDEVVKFNVAEYYRDQIPNAKLVVIENASHSPQLEVPEEVTNDIKKFISNTK encoded by the coding sequence ATGAAGAAGCTTTTAAAAATTATTGGTGGAATTATTGGAGTATTAGTGATTGTTGTAGCAGTCATATACTTCTTTTTTCCAAAGGTTCTTGTAGACCAAACCAATGCCAGTTATGCTCGTGCTGCCAGTCTTGAGAAAAAAACGATTGAAATAAATGGCTACACTGTTTATTTCTATGAAAGTGAAGGGGAAGATGATAAGCCAGACTTTGTTCTTGTTCACGGTATGGGAGATGATAAAAGTAGTTTTTTACAAACGGCTAAATTTTTATCAGAAGACTATCATTTAATTCTACCCGATTTAGCGGGTCACGGTGAAAATGAAAGAAAAGAAGGACTTGATTATTCTATAGACGGTCAAGCCACTTTTCTGAAATCCTTTTTAGAAAAACTTGGCGTAAGTCAATTTAACCTTGTTGGTAACTCAATGGGCGGACATACCGCTGCAGCATATGCCATTAAATACCCTAATGACCTTACCAATTTGATCTTACTAGATGCTGCGGGTATTAAAATAGATGACCACGTGGTGTATGGTGGTTTTGGTAAAGAAATTAAAAACAAAGAAGAATTGGATGCTGTGCTTTCTCGCGTCTTTTATAAAGTGCCGGACCTTCCTGGACCTATAGCCGATTACATGATAGAAACCATAAACAATAGTAAAGACTTCGTAGATGGTTCTTTAATTCCTGCAATTAAAAACGGAAAATATTTCAACCTTAAAGATGATGTGCAATCTATAAAAATACCAACGTTGGTCTTACAAGGTAGACACGATGAAGTGGTAAAGTTTAATGTGGCAGAGTACTATAGAGATCAAATCCCAAATGCGAAGTTAGTCGTTATTGAAAACGCTTCGCATTCACCTCAATTAGAAGTTCCAGAAGAAGTGACTAATGATATTAAAAAATTCATTTCTAATACTAAATAA
- a CDS encoding putative quinol monooxygenase encodes MKSTIVKFTAKPEHKNTFAATLKEAQAATQKETGNKEIRVFVSKQEDNVFFVYERWADKAAITSHDKEPHTKKLMEVGQIALQMAPDFYFLGDTNPLPDHSKSANPEDEVFIIFFIFKLKTEFREALIEQFEDHITHTRKEEEGNILFDLYTVDDQEDTLAVYEHWRKESDVWDIHFNQPYAVKTGKLMEEAVIGDLKQYMNFVTEI; translated from the coding sequence ATGAAAAGTACAATAGTAAAATTTACAGCAAAACCAGAACACAAAAACACGTTTGCAGCAACACTTAAAGAAGCACAAGCTGCAACCCAAAAAGAAACTGGTAATAAAGAGATTAGAGTATTTGTTTCTAAACAAGAAGACAATGTGTTTTTTGTTTACGAACGTTGGGCAGACAAGGCTGCTATTACATCTCACGATAAAGAGCCACATACCAAAAAGTTAATGGAAGTAGGGCAAATTGCGTTACAAATGGCTCCTGATTTCTACTTTTTAGGCGATACAAATCCGCTTCCAGATCATTCTAAATCTGCAAATCCTGAAGATGAAGTATTTATTATTTTCTTCATTTTTAAATTAAAAACTGAATTTAGAGAAGCACTTATAGAGCAGTTTGAAGATCACATTACCCACACAAGAAAAGAGGAAGAAGGCAACATCCTTTTTGATTTATACACAGTAGATGATCAGGAAGATACCCTAGCGGTTTACGAGCATTGGAGAAAAGAATCTGATGTTTGGGACATTCACTTTAATCAACCTTATGCAGTAAAAACAGGCAAACTAATGGAAGAAGCTGTCATTGGTGACTTAAAGCAGTATATGAATTTCGTTACAGAAATTTAA
- the budA gene encoding acetolactate decarboxylase codes for MKKAILLVSLAILASCGNQDKKEAVSTTETQDHEHPHPHNVDENGLAPHTENTIHQYAPTVALLNSIYEGDFTPEQMVQQGNIGIGTVNHLAGELVAVDGVVYTIDAEGGIKEAPEDLESPNMTMINFQPKKTVTVENITSYEELNKELQKYSTSKNSFYAYRIKGEFGYLKMASAHKVENEDVSLFEYLDTRVMYTRENIKGTLVGLFTPDYIGNVVIPGMHFHFLSEDITLGGHLEDIKFDKLQVEIQEINQVNLQLPQTEKFRNKTLKQGASPKATAKQNGK; via the coding sequence ATGAAAAAAGCAATTCTATTAGTTTCCTTGGCGATTTTAGCAAGCTGCGGAAATCAAGACAAAAAAGAAGCAGTTTCAACTACAGAAACGCAGGATCACGAACATCCGCATCCACACAATGTGGATGAAAACGGATTAGCACCACATACAGAAAATACCATTCATCAATATGCGCCAACGGTTGCGTTGTTAAATAGTATATATGAAGGTGATTTTACGCCAGAACAAATGGTACAGCAAGGTAATATTGGTATTGGTACCGTAAATCACCTAGCAGGTGAGTTGGTTGCTGTAGATGGTGTGGTATATACTATTGATGCGGAAGGCGGAATTAAAGAGGCGCCAGAAGATTTAGAATCACCTAATATGACGATGATAAATTTTCAACCTAAAAAAACGGTAACCGTTGAAAACATTACTTCATACGAAGAACTAAATAAAGAGCTTCAAAAATACTCTACTTCTAAAAATAGTTTTTATGCTTACAGAATTAAAGGAGAGTTTGGATATCTAAAAATGGCATCTGCACATAAAGTAGAAAACGAAGATGTCTCTCTTTTTGAATATTTAGATACAAGAGTAATGTATACTAGAGAAAATATCAAAGGAACTTTAGTAGGTTTATTTACGCCAGATTATATTGGAAATGTAGTGATTCCGGGAATGCACTTTCACTTTTTATCTGAAGATATAACACTGGGAGGACATTTAGAAGATATCAAGTTTGACAAACTTCAAGTAGAAATTCAAGAAATAAACCAAGTAAACCTACAGCTTCCTCAAACCGAAAAATTCAGAAACAAAACGTTGAAGCAAGGTGCCTCACCAAAAGCAACTGCAAAGCAAAACGGCAAATAA
- a CDS encoding carboxymuconolactone decarboxylase family protein: MKKYIILVLALSFSFAGIAQNTKEDNYKTGVKIVNEVNGEGASKGLEAAFNSVSPDMADYIIRYGFGEVYNRKGIDFKTKELLIIASLTTQANAKSQLKSHIKAALNLGATPNEISETMILLSLYTGFPAANNGIFTLKEVLEETNYTASKYINTTQQLVKNWELDGFSMPESIVASPTENWLYVSNVNQNNKGYISRISKDGKVDNYKWVTGLNSPAGLALYRDKLYVGDGKELHIINVKNGKVVNSITSPDVVSLNDVVVSKNGQVFISDIASGKIFTLVNNKLEVWFQSPEIKHPNGLYIQNEDLVIANFGEELTLEISPDKFGSLYKVNLKDKTITRFKSSYQLGALDGLTAVNDGFLVTGGTVSDLFFINENTRQLIGNFPKGLADITIENNVLFTPVLFNNSIASYTLPSTISEAIPVDENWKRINTKEEYLKIAADNFYGDKDGQSVATHDGQIFGVFGGKVLTGTWDWKNNFFTRTSKIGDMDLGYDELVIEVTDTKMRLTLKQGKGMTIVYNKK; this comes from the coding sequence ATGAAAAAGTACATCATTTTAGTTTTAGCATTGTCTTTCTCTTTTGCAGGTATTGCGCAAAACACTAAAGAAGACAACTATAAAACAGGCGTAAAAATTGTTAACGAGGTTAATGGTGAAGGCGCTTCAAAAGGATTAGAAGCAGCTTTTAATAGTGTCTCTCCAGATATGGCAGATTATATTATTCGCTATGGTTTTGGAGAAGTTTATAACAGAAAAGGCATAGATTTTAAAACCAAAGAATTATTAATAATTGCTAGTCTTACTACACAAGCTAATGCAAAATCGCAGTTAAAGTCGCATATAAAGGCTGCCTTAAATTTAGGTGCTACGCCAAATGAGATTTCAGAAACTATGATTTTATTAAGCTTGTATACGGGCTTTCCTGCTGCAAATAATGGCATTTTTACTTTAAAGGAAGTTTTAGAAGAAACAAACTATACGGCATCTAAATACATAAATACAACACAACAATTAGTTAAAAACTGGGAGTTAGATGGCTTTTCTATGCCTGAGTCTATTGTGGCATCACCAACAGAGAATTGGTTATATGTTTCTAATGTAAATCAAAATAACAAAGGGTATATAAGTAGAATTTCAAAGGACGGAAAAGTTGATAATTATAAATGGGTAACTGGTTTAAATTCGCCTGCAGGCTTGGCATTATATCGGGACAAATTATACGTAGGCGATGGTAAGGAGCTTCATATTATCAATGTTAAAAATGGTAAAGTCGTAAATAGCATTACTTCTCCAGATGTTGTGTCATTAAATGATGTCGTGGTTTCTAAAAACGGACAGGTTTTTATTTCTGATATAGCAAGTGGTAAGATTTTCACATTAGTAAATAACAAATTAGAGGTTTGGTTTCAATCCCCAGAAATTAAGCATCCAAACGGACTTTATATTCAAAATGAAGACTTGGTTATTGCAAATTTTGGTGAAGAATTGACTTTAGAAATTTCACCAGATAAGTTCGGCAGTCTATATAAAGTTAACCTAAAAGATAAAACGATAACACGGTTTAAAAGCAGTTATCAACTAGGAGCTTTAGACGGTTTAACTGCTGTTAATGATGGTTTTTTAGTAACAGGAGGTACGGTTAGTGACTTGTTTTTTATAAATGAGAATACGCGACAATTAATTGGAAACTTTCCGAAAGGTTTAGCGGATATTACTATAGAAAACAATGTGTTATTTACTCCGGTTCTATTTAATAATTCAATAGCATCTTACACACTTCCATCAACGATTAGTGAAGCTATACCTGTAGATGAAAATTGGAAAAGAATAAACACAAAAGAAGAATATTTAAAGATAGCTGCCGATAATTTTTATGGTGACAAAGACGGGCAATCTGTTGCTACTCACGACGGACAAATATTTGGAGTTTTTGGAGGTAAAGTATTGACAGGAACTTGGGATTGGAAAAATAATTTCTTCACCAGAACAAGCAAAATCGGAGATATGGATTTAGGGTATGATGAACTTGTAATTGAAGTTACAGATACCAAAATGCGCTTAACACTTAAGCAAGGCAAGGGAATGACCATTGTCTACAATAAAAAATAA
- a CDS encoding NADP-dependent oxidoreductase → MKAIVLEKAGGPENLHLAEVAKPSIKDNEVLVAVKAISLNPADVKPKYQDKMLNIMYGEKRPVILGWDIAGTVTEVGTDVTNFKIGDNVFGMVNFPGVGNAYAEFVAAPEAHLATMPDNVSFEEAAATTLAALTALQILEGRINKGDKVLVQAGSGGVGHFAIQIAKAMGAFVNTTASAKNTEFVMSIGADNAIDYHTEKFEEILSDIDFVLDTQGGEVLENSVKVLKSGGTAYTTVGMDLDDLKASVKKENKTVSDILVHSSAEDMNTLKEMLENGSIKPNIYKTFAFQDMAAAHTEVEKGRTVGKVIVTF, encoded by the coding sequence ATGAAAGCAATAGTATTAGAAAAAGCAGGAGGACCAGAAAACCTTCATTTAGCAGAAGTAGCAAAACCAAGCATAAAAGATAACGAGGTATTAGTAGCGGTAAAGGCTATTTCATTAAACCCGGCAGATGTAAAACCAAAGTATCAAGATAAGATGCTGAATATAATGTATGGTGAAAAACGACCTGTTATTTTAGGCTGGGACATAGCAGGAACCGTAACAGAAGTCGGTACTGATGTTACCAATTTTAAAATAGGCGACAATGTCTTTGGTATGGTAAACTTCCCTGGTGTAGGTAACGCTTACGCGGAATTTGTTGCTGCGCCAGAAGCACATTTAGCTACAATGCCAGACAACGTCTCTTTTGAAGAGGCTGCTGCTACAACCTTAGCTGCTCTAACTGCATTGCAGATCTTAGAAGGAAGAATTAATAAAGGTGATAAAGTACTGGTACAAGCAGGTTCTGGTGGTGTCGGGCATTTTGCGATTCAAATAGCAAAAGCAATGGGTGCTTTTGTGAATACTACTGCTTCTGCAAAAAACACTGAATTTGTTATGTCTATTGGAGCAGATAACGCAATAGATTATCATACTGAAAAGTTTGAAGAAATTTTATCTGATATCGACTTTGTGTTAGATACGCAAGGTGGTGAAGTATTAGAAAATTCCGTAAAAGTTTTAAAAAGCGGTGGAACAGCTTATACAACAGTAGGCATGGACTTAGATGACTTAAAAGCATCAGTTAAAAAGGAGAACAAAACCGTTTCAGACATTTTAGTACACTCTAGTGCTGAAGATATGAACACCTTAAAAGAAATGTTAGAAAACGGTAGCATTAAACCAAACATTTACAAAACGTTTGCTTTTCAAGATATGGCTGCTGCCCATACCGAAGTTGAAAAAGGAAGAACAGTGGGTAAAGTAATCGTAACATTTTAG
- a CDS encoding aldehyde dehydrogenase family protein, which produces MKTQDKLPNYTRKIFVGGEWKDGKGPAIKDINPWNQEELFSLNGATTDDVNEAFEQAAVAQKKWAAVLPPEKSRMMLKLAEVVRSRKQEFAEWARKEVGATLAKGYFEAELVASVFESAVHLPLLVEGKILPQDIDGKESIAVRKPLGVIGLISPWNFPGQLTARTLGPALAVGNAVVLKPASTSIVTGGLIFASFLEEAGFPKGLLSVLPGGGSTIGTAITKHPISKLISFTGSTPVGRQVGKNALEADIIKNIELELGGNSPFVVLEDADIDQAVEAAAWGKFMNQGQICMAINRIIVEDKVYDEFTEKFIAKVKTLKRLDMNDPDTFVGPIIDQNQFNTVKGLIDDAKEQGYKMALGGEAEGLHMPPHVFVDVDENCPLFQNEIFGPAVSIARAKDTEDALRLANATDYGLSSSVFTQDEAKGMAFAQGIEAGMTHINDQPVNDSAYAPFGGVKNSGLGRFNGQWGVKSFTVAHWITIQKTPRKYPFKAADFQ; this is translated from the coding sequence ATGAAAACACAAGATAAATTACCGAACTATACGAGAAAAATATTTGTTGGTGGCGAATGGAAAGACGGAAAAGGACCAGCAATTAAAGATATTAACCCTTGGAACCAAGAGGAGTTATTCTCTTTAAATGGAGCTACCACAGATGATGTAAATGAAGCTTTTGAACAAGCAGCAGTTGCGCAGAAAAAATGGGCAGCTGTACTACCTCCTGAAAAGAGTAGAATGATGCTTAAACTAGCCGAAGTAGTTAGAAGCCGAAAGCAAGAGTTTGCAGAATGGGCAAGAAAAGAAGTAGGAGCGACCTTAGCAAAAGGATATTTTGAAGCAGAATTAGTAGCTAGCGTTTTTGAAAGTGCTGTGCATTTACCATTATTAGTAGAAGGTAAAATATTACCACAAGATATTGATGGCAAAGAATCTATCGCAGTTAGAAAACCTTTAGGTGTTATTGGTTTAATTTCTCCTTGGAATTTCCCGGGTCAATTAACCGCGCGTACTTTAGGTCCAGCATTGGCAGTTGGTAACGCTGTGGTGTTAAAACCGGCATCAACGTCTATAGTAACAGGCGGATTAATTTTTGCGTCTTTTTTAGAAGAGGCAGGTTTCCCTAAAGGGTTATTAAGTGTATTGCCTGGTGGAGGAAGTACTATTGGTACGGCAATTACAAAGCATCCAATTTCAAAACTAATTTCGTTTACAGGCTCAACACCAGTTGGTCGTCAAGTTGGTAAAAATGCTCTGGAAGCAGATATCATTAAAAATATCGAGTTAGAACTGGGCGGTAACAGTCCGTTTGTGGTGCTAGAAGATGCAGATATTGATCAGGCGGTTGAGGCTGCTGCTTGGGGTAAATTTATGAACCAAGGTCAAATCTGTATGGCTATCAATAGAATTATCGTTGAAGATAAAGTCTATGACGAATTTACAGAAAAGTTTATAGCAAAAGTAAAAACCTTAAAACGATTGGATATGAATGATCCAGATACATTTGTAGGTCCTATTATTGATCAAAATCAGTTTAATACTGTTAAAGGGTTAATAGACGATGCAAAAGAACAAGGTTACAAAATGGCATTAGGTGGTGAAGCTGAAGGTTTACATATGCCGCCACACGTTTTTGTAGATGTAGACGAAAACTGTCCATTATTTCAAAATGAGATTTTTGGACCAGCAGTGTCTATTGCTAGAGCAAAAGATACAGAAGATGCGCTACGATTAGCAAATGCTACAGATTACGGTTTATCTAGCTCTGTGTTTACACAAGACGAAGCAAAAGGAATGGCATTTGCACAAGGCATTGAAGCTGGTATGACACATATTAATGATCAGCCGGTAAATGACAGTGCCTATGCACCATTCGGTGGAGTTAAAAACTCAGGTCTAGGACGTTTTAATGGACAATGGGGTGTAAAATCATTTACCGTTGCACATTGGATTACAATTCAAAAAACACCAAGAAAATATCCTTTTAAAGCAGCTGACTTTCAGTAA
- a CDS encoding MarC family protein, translating into MDNLITFSITVFTGFFAIMNPLSNIPIFLSLVGGADRKTQRTISKKATLTAFIIVTIFLVLGKFIFLLFGITIPAFKITGGILIFFVGFDMLQSKKSNVKHLTDTHIDEDLAISPLAIPILAGPGTIVTGMNFVSNAGYLKIGVVIFIFGLLCWLTYFSFMLSELVIKKIGHNVISVVGKIMGLIIAIIGTDMIIQGIKISFEFTA; encoded by the coding sequence ATGGATAACCTTATTACCTTTTCAATCACCGTATTCACTGGTTTTTTCGCCATAATGAATCCGCTTTCTAATATACCTATATTTTTATCATTGGTTGGAGGTGCTGACAGAAAAACGCAACGGACAATTAGTAAAAAGGCAACATTAACAGCCTTTATTATCGTTACTATATTCCTTGTTCTCGGGAAATTTATATTTCTTCTTTTCGGAATTACAATACCTGCTTTTAAGATTACTGGAGGTATTCTAATCTTCTTTGTAGGTTTTGATATGCTTCAATCTAAAAAGTCTAATGTAAAACATTTAACGGATACGCATATAGACGAGGATCTTGCTATATCTCCATTGGCTATACCCATTTTAGCAGGACCAGGAACAATCGTTACCGGAATGAATTTCGTTTCAAATGCGGGCTACCTCAAGATTGGTGTGGTTATATTTATTTTCGGGCTGTTATGCTGGCTAACCTATTTTTCATTCATGTTAAGTGAATTAGTGATTAAGAAAATAGGCCACAACGTAATATCTGTAGTTGGTAAAATTATGGGGCTAATTATTGCCATTATAGGAACCGACATGATTATACAAGGGATTAAGATATCATTTGAGTTTACCGCCTAA
- a CDS encoding nuclear transport factor 2 family protein yields the protein MNKSENKKNAIAFYRMAYEGNPKEAIDKFCGGQYIQHNPDVANGPQGFIDYFERMNREYPEKSIDFVRSIAEGNLVALHTHQVWPDDDQYITMDFFRFDENGKICEHWDSIQQIPKKSANPNTMY from the coding sequence ATGAATAAATCAGAAAATAAGAAAAACGCCATTGCTTTCTATAGAATGGCATACGAAGGCAACCCAAAAGAAGCTATTGATAAATTTTGTGGAGGTCAATACATTCAACACAATCCAGATGTTGCCAATGGACCACAGGGTTTTATAGATTATTTTGAAAGAATGAATCGAGAGTACCCAGAAAAATCTATTGATTTTGTCCGAAGTATAGCAGAAGGCAATTTAGTTGCTCTTCACACGCATCAAGTCTGGCCAGATGATGATCAATACATAACAATGGACTTTTTTCGGTTTGATGAAAATGGAAAAATTTGTGAGCATTGGGATTCCATCCAGCAAATTCCTAAAAAATCGGCAAACCCAAACACCATGTATTAA
- a CDS encoding GNAT family N-acetyltransferase — MTIEILHKYDLNDQIQEEIQNLYKQLNDKNIQRPLHQILQDGNHVILAACKEEGHIVGIALLVTYKVISGYRGLVEDVVVDAEHRGKGIGRKLMDKLLKEAEHLNMDEILLFSGHHRTPAIKLYKSLGFTLRESGVYNLKVPKS; from the coding sequence ATGACCATAGAAATATTACATAAGTACGATCTTAATGACCAAATTCAAGAAGAAATTCAGAATTTATATAAACAGCTGAATGACAAAAATATACAGCGCCCGTTACATCAAATACTTCAAGATGGCAATCATGTAATTTTAGCAGCATGTAAGGAAGAAGGTCATATTGTAGGGATAGCGCTTTTGGTTACATATAAGGTAATTTCAGGTTACCGAGGATTAGTCGAGGATGTTGTAGTTGATGCCGAACATCGTGGAAAAGGAATCGGCAGAAAACTAATGGACAAACTATTAAAAGAGGCCGAACATTTAAATATGGATGAAATTCTTCTTTTCTCAGGTCATCACAGAACACCCGCAATTAAACTATACAAAAGCCTTGGTTTTACTTTAAGAGAAAGCGGAGTTTATAATCTGAAAGTGCCAAAATCTTAA
- a CDS encoding XRE family transcriptional regulator produces MENEITLKRFTDIRRELGYTQAEFAKLLGVSSTTADIERGRTKLSGKVVMELLKQFKINPLWLFGDSDNQYLETSKVSVIPKVVTIDNAGNDNMVLVNAKAAAGYPQNIADTSWYEQLPAFDLPIPEFRNATYRGFQVDGDSMLPNLRSGEWVLAKAVEHIDDVSQNKMYVVVLEDAVLVKKVEKRPNSNNVTLVSLNETYPPYDIKPYQIQEIWEVSSRITFGEDATTEKGLLRQLQESMEELKSQLRHVKKV; encoded by the coding sequence ATGGAAAATGAAATCACTTTAAAACGCTTCACCGATATACGCCGCGAGTTGGGCTATACCCAAGCGGAGTTTGCCAAGCTTCTTGGCGTATCTAGTACTACTGCGGATATAGAACGCGGGCGTACTAAACTTTCTGGTAAAGTTGTAATGGAGCTTTTAAAGCAGTTCAAAATTAATCCGCTGTGGTTGTTTGGAGATAGTGATAATCAGTATTTAGAGACTTCTAAAGTTAGCGTTATACCAAAGGTGGTTACTATAGACAATGCCGGAAATGACAACATGGTATTGGTTAATGCCAAAGCGGCTGCCGGTTATCCTCAAAACATTGCAGATACCAGCTGGTACGAACAACTGCCTGCTTTTGATTTGCCTATTCCTGAATTTAGAAATGCTACGTACCGTGGTTTTCAGGTTGATGGAGATAGTATGTTACCCAATTTAAGATCTGGGGAGTGGGTTTTAGCCAAGGCAGTAGAACATATTGATGATGTAAGCCAGAATAAAATGTATGTAGTGGTCTTAGAAGATGCCGTTTTGGTTAAAAAAGTGGAGAAACGACCTAATTCAAATAACGTTACTTTGGTATCTCTTAATGAAACTTATCCGCCTTATGACATCAAACCTTATCAAATACAGGAAATTTGGGAAGTGAGCAGTAGAATTACATTTGGCGAAGATGCTACCACAGAGAAAGGTCTTTTAAGACAATTACAAGAATCTATGGAAGAATTAAAAAGTCAGCTTCGTCATGTAAAAAAGGTGTAG
- a CDS encoding putative DNA modification/repair radical SAM protein has product MSLSFDRIKEKLNILADAAKYDVSCSSSGSVRKNNSKGLGDSSGMGICHSYTEDGRCVSLLKILLTNHCIFDCAYCVTRKSNDVQRAAFKIQEVVDLTINFYRRNYIEGLFLSSGIFKSPDYTMERLVAVAKKLRLEENFNGYIHLKSIPGASDELMREAGLYADRLSVNIEIPTISGLKLLAPDKKHEDFTKPMLKVKNEIIQYKSEKKIIKSTPKYAPAGQSTQMIVGATGESDKDIMYSATHYYKNYNMKRVYYSGYVPVAEDNRLPAIGTQVPMLRENRLYQTDWLLRFYGFGVQELLNNDHPNLDMDVDPKLGWALRNMQYFPVDINKADKSVLARVPGLGMKSVHKIINARKFRNLNWEHLQKIGVALNRAKYFIICDSNKWDHSDMEGTKVKGLILQNSVGKFRKEYSNQLQLFS; this is encoded by the coding sequence ATGTCATTATCATTCGATAGAATTAAAGAAAAATTAAACATTTTGGCCGATGCCGCCAAATATGATGTGTCCTGTTCAAGTAGCGGAAGTGTCCGGAAGAATAATTCAAAAGGGCTTGGAGATAGCAGTGGTATGGGAATTTGCCACAGCTATACGGAAGACGGAAGATGTGTATCCTTATTGAAAATCTTGTTGACCAACCATTGTATTTTTGATTGCGCCTATTGTGTGACACGCAAGAGTAATGATGTACAACGTGCCGCCTTCAAAATCCAAGAGGTAGTAGATTTGACCATTAATTTTTACCGAAGGAATTATATAGAAGGGCTTTTTTTGAGTTCAGGTATTTTTAAAAGTCCAGACTACACTATGGAACGCTTAGTTGCTGTGGCAAAAAAGCTACGATTGGAAGAAAATTTCAACGGATACATTCATTTAAAATCCATTCCCGGTGCCAGTGATGAGCTTATGCGAGAAGCTGGGCTTTATGCAGATAGGTTATCTGTAAATATTGAAATACCTACTATTTCTGGGCTCAAACTATTGGCTCCCGATAAAAAGCACGAAGACTTCACCAAGCCTATGTTAAAAGTTAAAAATGAAATCATCCAATACAAATCAGAGAAGAAAATAATTAAGAGTACCCCAAAATATGCGCCGGCCGGGCAAAGCACTCAGATGATTGTTGGAGCTACAGGAGAATCTGATAAAGATATTATGTACTCCGCCACGCATTATTATAAAAACTATAATATGAAACGGGTGTATTATTCTGGTTATGTCCCCGTTGCGGAAGATAATAGGCTTCCCGCTATTGGCACCCAAGTACCTATGCTGAGGGAAAACAGATTATACCAAACAGATTGGCTGTTACGCTTTTATGGCTTTGGGGTTCAGGAACTTTTAAATAACGACCACCCCAACTTGGATATGGACGTTGACCCTAAGTTAGGATGGGCATTACGGAATATGCAATACTTTCCTGTGGATATTAATAAGGCAGATAAAAGTGTTTTGGCCCGTGTGCCAGGGCTTGGAATGAAATCCGTTCATAAAATAATTAATGCAAGAAAATTTAGAAACTTAAACTGGGAACATCTTCAAAAAATTGGCGTGGCGTTGAACAGAGCAAAGTATTTCATCATTTGTGACTCTAATAAATGGGATCATAGTGATATGGAAGGAACCAAAGTAAAAGGCTTAATTCTTCAGAATTCGGTCGGTAAGTTTAGAAAAGAGTATAGTAATCAACTACAGTTGTTTAGTTGA